The Rosa rugosa chromosome 3, drRosRugo1.1, whole genome shotgun sequence sequence accgaaaagttGGTCTACAAGCTTTAGAGTGCTCATCATCTAGAAATATATACTAAAACTAAAATATAGAAAAGATGTAAAAATTAATCGGTGtttgtaaaaaaaattttaGTCCTTGCAGTGCAGCCCGGTATAAAACCCGAGAGGCCCAAAAGGAGGGCGGCCCAAGAATTGTAGCGTGTTAAATACCCTAGAAACAACAGAGGGGGGTTGGAAGCCAAAGAAGCTAAACAtgcccttcttcttcctcctctgacTTGCTCGCTCTTTTCTGTCTCGATTTCCTTCCATCTTCCAGGTATTGCTATCTCTTCTTCGATTTCTCTCTATTGGGTTTATTTCCCCCctatcaatttattttctgtaATTTAGGGTTTTATCAAAGAAACCCCTAAATCCGACGCCTTTATCAATCAATCGTTTTCTTATCTCTTAAATCAGATTCAATCATCAAACCCATCACTCaacaattaattaaatttttttttttttttatgttcatatgctgactgatgggtTTGATGATTGAATCTGAATACGTTGATTGATATCTGCGTTGTTTGCTAGGTCTGTGTGGTTTCGTTGCCTGGTTTATATCTAAAGCTAAGGTCTTTTTAGATGATTCTGATGGGTTGTTTATCTTTATTCATATCTCAAATCATGTTGGAATAGTGGAATTGTTGCTTGCTAGGTTTTTGAGATTTCACATATCAATGTTTACGCCTTTTCGATGGATTTGTGCTGGTGTTTGCTTGCTTTATATGTATTACATGTGAGTTTCTAGTGCTTGCTGTCTCACTGTGTTTGGTAATATTTGAAACAGGATCCTTATTGCGCACCCAATGTCTTTTGATCTGAACGAGAAACATTCATTAATCATTAGGGACTTTTGTTTCATGAACCGAGGGAGGCTTTGGTGTTCGTGGAGAGTGTTTTTCCGGCACTGGACTTGACACTCTTTCAGTCCTTTGTTTTTTAGGCTcttgtttataatttttttttcattttctgttcTCTGGACTTCAGATCATTTTTATTGTGTGAAAGGCACTATTTATAGGAAGAGGGTTGAATTGTGATTATTTGCTTCACATCTTGTGAGGAATTTGAACATTGGGACGTCATTCTTAGATATTGGGACTTTACATCTGGATTCTGTGATGGGGAAATCATCTCTGCCTCCTGGTTTTCGGTTCAATCCTACTGATGTTGAGCTGGTACAATATTATTTGAAGAGGAAGGTAATGGGAAAGAGACTCCATGTTAAAGTTATTGCTGAGGTGGACATTTACAAATCGGCTCCTTGGGATCTTCCAGGTAAATGTCGTGTAACTTCTTCTTAGGTGGTTTTCTTTTCCTAATCTATCATCTAACTTGTTGTTGAAGCCATTTGTTTCAGATTATTTCTTCTATACTTTTTAATAAGTAGTGTCTTACTATGCTATGCTTGCATTTGCAGACAAGTCTTGTTGGCGAAGTGGAGATTTGAAGTGGTACTTCTTTTGTCCTAGAGAGAAAAAATATGCAAGTGGAGCTAGAATGAATCGTGCCACTGACCGTGGTTACTGGAAAACCACAGGAAAGGATAGATCTGTTCTTTACAGTAATGAAGTTGTTGGGTGGATTAAAACATTAATTTTCCACACTGGTCGAGCTCCACGAGGACAGCGGACTGATTGGGTTTTACATGAGTATAGGCTTGAAGACAAGAAACTGGTTGATATGGGTGTGCCTCAGGTAAATGATACTCTTCCCTTTtcattgttttgtgtttttatcatgtttgtttgtttaattgttttttttctctctcaatgGTCACTGTAATTAGAAAATATGGTCTTAGTGTATTTGCTTATTATATTGATTACCTTTGCCTTGTTCATGTTACAGGATTCTTATGTGCTCTGTATGGTTTTCCAAAAGGATGGGATAGGACCAAGAAGCAATAAACAATATGGTGCGCCCTTCAAAGAGGAAGATTGGACTGATGATGAGGTTGAAACTGTTGTAGTTCCACATGTAAACATGTCTGAGCCAAACCTTGTTCATGCAAACATTCATCAGCCAGAGCCACATCTTATTCATTCAAACATGCCTGAGCCAGACCTTGTTCAAGCAAACATACCTGATCAAGTACCTGTTAATTCAAACATCACTGAGCCCGATCTTGTTTATGGAAACATGCCCGacccataccttgtttatccaAACATGCCTGAATCAGACCTTGATTATGCAAACATGCCTCAATCAGACCTTGGTAATGCAAACATGTCTGAGCCATCCCTTGTCTTGCCCAGCAACTATAATAGCTCTATTGCTACTCGCACCAATTCCCGTGAGTCTTGTGTTTCTGATATCTTGCCACCTTCTAGCAATGTTCTGCAGTCTGTTTCCAGTAATTATGTTACAACAGAGAAACCTCATGTTTCAACTGATGATGATATCATGTCGATGCTTAATTGCTTTACAGAAGAAGGAACTTTCTCCATGAGTGACATTGACAAAAATGAGGTTTGTCATTTACTCTTTTTTCTTACATTCGAGTGAAAAGTATGTAGTTTCTTTGAGTTTTATTATGTGAAGGTGCTATGGTTACTTGGATCTGTGAAAAATAAGAATTGTTATGATGCTGAACTCAAGAATGCAGTGAGACATATTTGgtcttttgtttcctttttaaatttatcattttaaaaaaattgaatcgTAGTACCCAATTGAGATAGGTTCTG is a genomic window containing:
- the LOC133736599 gene encoding NAC domain-containing protein 53-like isoform X3, coding for MGKSSLPPGFRFNPTDVELVQYYLKRKVMGKRLHVKVIAEVDIYKSAPWDLPDKSCWRSGDLKWYFFCPREKKYASGARMNRATDRGYWKTTGKDRSVLYSNEVVGWIKTLIFHTGRAPRGQRTDWVLHEYRLEDKKLVDMGVPQDSYVLCMVFQKDGIGPRSNKQYGAPFKEEDWTDDEVETVVVPHVNMSEPNLVHANIHQPEPHLIHSNMPEPDLVQANIPDQVPVNSNITEPDLVYGNMPDPYLVYPNMPESDLDYANMPQSDLGNANMSEPSLVLPSNYNSSIATRTNSRESCVSDILPPSSNVLQSVSSNYVTTEKPHVSTDDDIMSMLNCFTEEGTFSMSDIDKNECLTFSWVYSSLIISFILETLIL
- the LOC133736599 gene encoding NAC domain-containing protein 30-like isoform X1, encoding MGKSSLPPGFRFNPTDVELVQYYLKRKVMGKRLHVKVIAEVDIYKSAPWDLPDKSCWRSGDLKWYFFCPREKKYASGARMNRATDRGYWKTTGKDRSVLYSNEVVGWIKTLIFHTGRAPRGQRTDWVLHEYRLEDKKLVDMGVPQDSYVLCMVFQKDGIGPRSNKQYGAPFKEEDWTDDEVETVVVPHVNMSEPNLVHANIHQPEPHLIHSNMPEPDLVQANIPDQVPVNSNITEPDLVYGNMPDPYLVYPNMPESDLDYANMPQSDLGNANMSEPSLVLPSNYNSSIATRTNSRESCVSDILPPSSNVLQSVSSNYVTTEKPHVSTDDDIMSMLNCFTEEGTFSMSDIDKNEQLDNLIYSGDANPIADFERHDDAHEDRGGLSKNGYNIPNGAMSGAPGENEPYLELVDLDKPLNGNNSLFPMISPPHTFLRETPYEDSWFPWSDDL
- the LOC133736599 gene encoding NAC domain-containing protein 30-like isoform X2, which translates into the protein MGKSSLPPGFRFNPTDVELVQYYLKRKVMGKRLHVKVIAEVDIYKSAPWDLPDKSCWRSGDLKWYFFCPREKKYASGARMNRATDRGYWKTTGKDRSVLYSNEVVGWIKTLIFHTGRAPRGQRTDWVLHEYRLEDKKLVDMGVPQDSYVLCMVFQKDGIGPRSNKQYGAPFKEEDWTDDEVETVVVPHVNMSEPNLVHANIHQPEPHLIHSNMPEPDLVQANIPDQVPVNSNITEPDLVYGNMPDPYLVYPNMPESDLDYANMPQSDLGNANMSEPSLVLPSNYNSSIATRTNSRESCVSDILPPSSNVLQSVSSNYVTTEKPHVSTDDDIMSMLNCFTEEGTFSMSDIDKNELDNLIYSGDANPIADFERHDDAHEDRGGLSKNGYNIPNGAMSGAPGENEPYLELVDLDKPLNGNNSLFPMISPPHTFLRETPYEDSWFPWSDDL